The DNA segment GGCTGATAATCACAGACTTTTGTGGCTCACCTAATAAATCCCAGTAACGACGAACCATTCTTATCACGGTGTCGTTACTCTCCGAACCGGAGCCAGTGAAAAATACCCGGTTGATATGGTCTGGGGCCAGCTCAGCCAAAATCTCAGCCAGGCCGATAGCTGGTGGCGTCGTACATTGGAAAAAACTATTGTAATAAGGCAGCTCTAACATTTGTTCATAGGCAACTTCTGCCAATTCTTTGCGGCCATAGCCAACATTGACACACCATAGACCCGCCATACCGTCGAGTAGCTTATTGCCTTCCGAATCCCAAATATAAACACCGTCAGCACGAGTAATAACGCGAGTACCCTGCTCATTCAACTCCTTGCTGTCGGTAAACGGGTGCAAGTGGTGTTTACGGTCGATGGCTTGTAGTTCGCTTGTATCCAGATTGTGTGGTTTATTCATAATCTTAACTCTTTATTACTTAAACATTTAACAGTAAAAACTCTCGTTCCCATGAACTAATAACACGGAAAAATGTTTCATACTCTTTGGTTTTTACTGAGCTATACGCCTGAACAAAACGATGCCCCAAAATATCTTTGAGCGGCTCGCATTCATTCAGTTTGATTAAAGCCTGTTCCAGGCTGCGGGGTAATTCAAAAGGCAGATCATAAGCGCTGCCTTCAAGCATCTCTGTTGGCTTAAGTTTTTCCTTCATACCCAGATAACCACACGCCAAAGACAAAGCAATGGCCAAATAAGGGTTGGAATCTGCGCCCGCAAAACGATTTTCAATACGGGTAGCGGCGGCAGTGGAATGGGGTACACGTAAACCTACCGTGCGATTATCCATTCCCCATTGCACATTAATGGGGGCCGATTCATCGCGCATAATACGGCGATAGGAATTAACGTTAGGGGCAAAAAATACCATCGAGGCGGGTACATATTTTTGCAGGCCTGCTATATAGCTCATAAAGGCATCGGTATGGCTACCGTCATCCTGACTAAAAATATTTTTACCACTGGCCTGATCAATTAAGCTCTGGTGAATATGCATAGAACTGCCGGGCTCACCATCCATAGGCTTGGCCATAAAGGTGACATAGACATCATGGCGCGCCGCCACTTCGCGCATGGTGCGTTTATATAAAAACACCTGATCCGCCAGGCTGAGTGGGTCGCCGTGTAAGAAATTAACTTCCATCTGCGCAGCACCGGACTCATGGATCAAGGTATCCACATCCAAGCCCATGGCGTCACAGTAGTCATACATATCTTCAAATAGTGGATCGAATTCATTAACGGCATCGATACTATAAGACTGTCTGGCGGTTTCCGGGCGGCCTGAGCGGCCGACTGGCGGCTCCAGGGGGAAATCCGGATTGGTATTTTTCTTCACCAGAAAAAATTCGACTTCGGGCGCCACCACAGGCTGTAAGCCCTCGTCCTCATACAGCTTGATAACCCGCTTTAGAATATTGCGCGGCGATAGTTCATGGGCTTTACCATTGGGTTCAAAGCAGTCGTGGATAATTTGTGCAGTGGGGTCTTTTACCCAGGGCACCATGCGCGCCGCCGATAAATCTGGCGATGCCACCATATCCCTGTCAGCCTCATGAACCACATCATCCATATCATCAGGCCACTCTCCGGTGACGGTTTGCAGAAAAATCGTTTCGGGCAGGCGCATGCCGCCCTCATCAATAAACTTATCCGCAGGAATAATTTTGCCCCGGGCATTGCCGGTCATATCCGGTACCAGACACTCGACTTCGGTGATTTTGCGTTCGTTTAACCAGTTTTTAAGATCGCCGTTTTCCACGAATATTTCCTTTGTTAGCTTTATATTGCTGAGGTGTTTGTTCAGGGTAAATTTCAGCATAGCCCCTAATTCAGGACCCAGCGCTGTAACGTTACTATTGATGTTGAATATTTTCAACAAAAGCGTTGATTATAAGCAGCCAAACGTGCCATGTTGTTGCCTGAGCTGCCATCCAGAGCAAGCAAAAAATCTATAAACCATTGATATTATTGAAAAACTACTTGGCAGACTCACCTCTGGAGCGCGGAGAGGTATTAGCACTCACTATTACCAGAGGCTGATCACCCACGGAACGAAATCGATGCGGCGTAGAACCCTGGAAGTAATAGCCCTCATTGGGCCCTAGCAGCTGTGTCTCTTCACCCACCGTTAATTCCAGCTGCCCTGACACTACAACGCCGCCTTCATCGCCGCTATGACGAATACGGTCTTCGCCGGTATCGGAGCCAGGCTGCATAATTTCACGCAGGACCTCAATCGACCGGTCTGGCTGTCCCGCCCCTACCAAAAAGTAATCAATCCCTTTCTGGCCAAGGTTGGGCTGGTCTTCTTCGCCATAGAATGGGGAGTGTCGGGGCTGCTCTTCATCGGCGGCAAAGAACTCCGCCATCGACATAGGGATGCCATCCAATACCTTTTTCAGGGAACCTACTGAAGGACTGACGCGATTCTGCTCAATCAGGGAGATGGTGCTATTGGTAACCCCTACACGCTTGGCTAATTCACGCTGGGATAGGCCCTTTAACTTGCGCACAGCCTGTAATCGGGCACCGACATCGACGGTCATGAGTCTCAAATCCGTAGTAGCTGTTGAAATTAATTGACACTGTAGAATATCATCACCGAGCTGTCTAGCAGGGTTAATACTTATCTTAGCCCCAAAAAACCACCGCTTTGATGGGCCCAGAGCTGGGCATACAGTGCGTTGTTGGCGATTAGCTCGGCATGGGAGCCCTGCTCCACAATGCGCCCATGATCCAGTACGATCAAACGGTCCATCGCCGCAATCGTTGATAAGCGGTGGGCGATAGCCAGTACTGTCTTGCCCTCCATCAAATCATAAAGGCTCTGCTGAATACCGGCTTCCACTTCTGAGTCCAGTGCTGAGGTGGCTTCATCCAGCACCAGGATCGGCGCATCTTTCAATAGAACTCTGGCAATAGCTATCCGCTGGCGCTGGCCACCGGAAAGGCTGACGCCCCGCTCACCGACATGGGCATCGTAACCACGG comes from the Oceanicoccus sagamiensis genome and includes:
- a CDS encoding glutamine synthetase family protein produces the protein MENGDLKNWLNERKITEVECLVPDMTGNARGKIIPADKFIDEGGMRLPETIFLQTVTGEWPDDMDDVVHEADRDMVASPDLSAARMVPWVKDPTAQIIHDCFEPNGKAHELSPRNILKRVIKLYEDEGLQPVVAPEVEFFLVKKNTNPDFPLEPPVGRSGRPETARQSYSIDAVNEFDPLFEDMYDYCDAMGLDVDTLIHESGAAQMEVNFLHGDPLSLADQVFLYKRTMREVAARHDVYVTFMAKPMDGEPGSSMHIHQSLIDQASGKNIFSQDDGSHTDAFMSYIAGLQKYVPASMVFFAPNVNSYRRIMRDESAPINVQWGMDNRTVGLRVPHSTAAATRIENRFAGADSNPYLAIALSLACGYLGMKEKLKPTEMLEGSAYDLPFELPRSLEQALIKLNECEPLKDILGHRFVQAYSSVKTKEYETFFRVISSWEREFLLLNV
- a CDS encoding cupin domain-containing protein → MTVDVGARLQAVRKLKGLSQRELAKRVGVTNSTISLIEQNRVSPSVGSLKKVLDGIPMSMAEFFAADEEQPRHSPFYGEEDQPNLGQKGIDYFLVGAGQPDRSIEVLREIMQPGSDTGEDRIRHSGDEGGVVVSGQLELTVGEETQLLGPNEGYYFQGSTPHRFRSVGDQPLVIVSANTSPRSRGESAK